A genomic window from Anomalospiza imberbis isolate Cuckoo-Finch-1a 21T00152 unplaced genomic scaffold, ASM3175350v1 scaffold_60, whole genome shotgun sequence includes:
- the LOC137467322 gene encoding serine/threonine-protein kinase pim-1-like, with protein sequence MPTTTCSCLYSTFVTFCFYRRVSETLDFYFLIIAGEAQEEALQERYRLGSLLGSGGFGSVFAATRLSDGAPVAIKRVPRNRVRHWGELPDGTSAPLEVVLLDKVSSGCTGVIQLLEWLELPDSVVLVLERPERCQELSGFLAERRFLPEEEARGLFRQVLEAVRHCTSCGVLHRDIKPENILLNLATGQLKLIDFGCGAFLQDTAYTQFAGTLSYSPPEWIQHQRYHGEAATIWSLGLLLYHLVMGKHPFRRGQEIIWGRILFPRRLYYLHHVGLS encoded by the exons atgccaactacaacgtgcagttgcctctactcaacatttgtaacattctgtttttatcgGAGAGTCTCAGAgactttagatttttattttttaatcattgctggagag gcgcaggaggaggccctgcaggagcggtaccggctgggttcgctgctgggcagcggtggcttcggcagcgtcttcgcagccacgcggctctcggacggcgccccg gtggccatcaaaagggtgccacggaaccgcgtccggcactggggcgagctg cccgacggcaccagcgcacccctggaggtcgtgctgctggacaaggtgtcctctggctgcactggtgtcattcagctcctggagtggcttgagctccctgacagcgtcgtgctggtgctggagcgtccggagcggtgccaggagctgtcgggtttcctggcggagcggaggttcctgcccgaggaggaggcgcgggggctgttccggcaggtgctggaggccgtgcggcactgcaccagctgcggggtcctgcacagggacatcaagcctgagaacatcctgctcaacctggccaccgggcagctgaaactgattgactttggctgtggcgccttcctccaagacacagcctacacccagtttgcag gaaccctgtcctacagcccaccagagtggatccagcaccaacgctaccacggcgaggcagcgacaatctggtccctgggcctcctgctgtaccacctggtcatggggaagcacccattcaggaggggccaggagatcatctgggggcggatcttgttcccacgacggctct ACTACCTGCACCATGTTGGTCTTTCTTAG